The sequence below is a genomic window from Methylotuvimicrobium sp. KM2.
GGAATCGAAGCCGCAACGCCAAAGCTTTGAAAAAAGGCAGCGAAACATTGCAGGCTTCGAAAAAGGCAAAGACAGCTTAACGGCCCCGACTCTCCCTCACCTAGCGTTAGGTGAGGGACGACGAAGGCGTCGCTCCCACAAACAACACCCGTATCTTTCACAATAGCGCCTCTCCCAGATGATCAATCAATGAAAAATATCGTACTCATGACGCTTGGCGCCAGTTGGGCCGTGGTTCCCGAAGTCTACGGCTTTTTGGCGCCGGACCGCTTGCCGTTGTACGTCGAACATCCCGACAGCGACTCTTTCGAACGACTTCGCCACGAATACGGCTTGCAAGCCCCGGACGAAATTTGGCTCTGCACCACGCAAGGCGAAGCCACCCAAAAAAGTCTAAGTTTATTGACTGCATGGAGCCGGCTACTGGCAAAACCCATAACATTGCGTATTTGGCAGGCCCAGTTCACCAATGAACTGGCTAATCAACTCGAATGCGAACGGATGCGCGAATTGATCGCACGCGCCTGCCTGAAGGCGCATTCCGAAGCTCGGGGCGGACAAGTCGTCTTGTCGCTGGCCGGCGGACGCAAAACGATGAGCGCCGATTTGCAATGGGCGGCGGGTTTATTCGGCTGTCAAGCATTACTGCATGTGGTCGGCAAAGATTACCAAGCCATGCCTAAAGCGTTGCAAGAAGCGGCGCCTGAATTGTTCACCCAGCCCTTCGATACGGACTGCTGTCTTGCCGTCACACCGCTTATTACCGGTAAAACCCAGCGTAGCGATTTACTGGATTTGCGAATGGACCGGACCGAAGCCATCGCCACCGAAGCCTTTCCGTTGCCGCTACCGAAGTCGGGCCTACCGCAAGTCTGGGCAGCAGATACGCTATCTTTGGCGCAAGAGCTGAAAAAACGCGAACAACACGGCAGCCGCTTGCTAGGTAATTATCTCTCGGAACTTAGCCGAAGCGAACATCACGAAAACTGGCGCAGTCTTTACCGGCTGCCGCCTAGAACGATAGAACAGCTAAGAATCAAGCCGCTCGATACAACGCATATCGATTGGCTGGATAAACTGCCGAAAGCCGATTTGCATCGGCATGTAGGCGGCTGTTTGGATCTAAAAGCCCAACGCCGAGTCGCCGAAGCAGTCTGGCAAAGCCTAACGCAACAGGAACAACAACGAGCGAAGACTCATTGCAAGCCATTGCTGCAAAGCATTCACTGGCCTTGGCATTGGCCGGAATCTTTGAAAAACCAAGGCGTTCGCAGTCATAACAGCGCGGCGCTGCTAAGGTATGCCGACGACGAGCAACTGCAAAACAACCTCTGGCGTTGTACCGAACCGCGCATCGCATTAACGAGTCGGCATCAACAAGGATTCGCCGCCTACGAACGGCCCGGCGAACTCACCGGTTCCGCGATATTGAGTCATCCCGCGGCGATCGAAACCTACGCCCAAGCCATCGTCGAGCAAGCCATGCAAGAAGGCCTCGCCTATATTGAACTGCGTGGAAGCCCACAAAAATATGGCGATGGTCTACTATTTCTGGAATGTTTTTATAGCGCCCTGAAAAAAGCACTGACAAGCTTGTCGGAAGGCAATAAACCGCAATTTCGTTTTATCGTGATCGCAGACCGGCGCGACGTTGAAGGAGACCGAGCGGCAAGACTGCAAAAAACCATTGAATTGGCGATCACGGCGCAGCATCAATGGCCCGATTTCGTGGTCGGATTGGACATGGCCGGCGACGAACAGCAAACGCAGCCCTCG
It includes:
- a CDS encoding CRISPR-associated ring nuclease gives rise to the protein MKNIVLMTLGASWAVVPEVYGFLAPDRLPLYVEHPDSDSFERLRHEYGLQAPDEIWLCTTQGEATQKSLSLLTAWSRLLAKPITLRIWQAQFTNELANQLECERMRELIARACLKAHSEARGGQVVLSLAGGRKTMSADLQWAAGLFGCQALLHVVGKDYQAMPKALQEAAPELFTQPFDTDCCLAVTPLITGKTQRSDLLDLRMDRTEAIATEAFPLPLPKSGLPQVWAADTLSLAQELKKREQHGSRLLGNYLSELSRSEHHENWRSLYRLPPRTIEQLRIKPLDTTHIDWLDKLPKADLHRHVGGCLDLKAQRRVAEAVWQSLTQQEQQRAKTHCKPLLQSIHWPWHWPESLKNQGVRSHNSAALLRYADDEQLQNNLWRCTEPRIALTSRHQQGFAAYERPGELTGSAILSHPAAIETYAQAIVEQAMQEGLAYIELRGSPQKYGDGLLFLECFYSALKKALTSLSEGNKPQFRFIVIADRRDVEGDRAARLQKTIELAITAQHQWPDFVVGLDMAGDEQQTQPSEIAGLFTPAFEQCLPITIHAGEGQPAESIWQAAYHLHADRIGHGLTLNDNPALAQRFRNRDICLELCPTSNREVVGFQDPQWPESEDCKPYPLMALWREGLPLTLCTDNPGISLTTLSEEYLTAARMSRGELTQWDALAMIKQSFIHAFLPGKDKEALLKQCDSEIFEMLSRPG